In Arthrobacter sp. CDRTa11, one DNA window encodes the following:
- a CDS encoding GAF and ANTAR domain-containing protein, which yields MEQNLPLDELSVVIGRITGLLLTEEKVDRAVHLLARAIKDAIPGTIGAGVSLLDSQGRRTSAGFTDRIVERVDALQYELGQGPCLTAWAAEETVLVDDVRADPRWPDWSAAVEALPVRSVVSTVLVSGKECVGALKVYAALPSVYDSGTGQLLELFAAPAATLLSHIQTNESPHRLSAGLQAALRSRDAVNRACGILMERHGMSYEQALQQLMRQARDAGQTLPQTSSDTIAGTPANRN from the coding sequence ATGGAGCAGAATCTCCCTCTTGATGAACTCTCCGTTGTGATTGGCAGGATCACGGGCCTGCTTCTCACGGAAGAAAAAGTAGACCGCGCTGTGCACCTTCTGGCCCGGGCGATCAAGGACGCGATACCAGGGACCATAGGGGCAGGCGTCTCCCTTCTGGACAGTCAGGGCCGCAGGACCAGTGCCGGATTTACGGATCGGATTGTCGAACGTGTGGATGCCCTGCAGTATGAGCTTGGACAGGGCCCCTGCCTGACTGCCTGGGCAGCCGAGGAAACTGTGCTTGTTGATGACGTCCGGGCTGATCCCCGCTGGCCGGACTGGAGTGCTGCAGTGGAAGCCCTGCCGGTCCGCTCTGTGGTCAGTACAGTGCTCGTCTCAGGGAAGGAATGCGTCGGCGCCCTAAAGGTCTACGCCGCCCTTCCCTCTGTCTACGATTCCGGCACGGGCCAACTCCTTGAGCTGTTTGCGGCCCCGGCGGCGACACTGCTGTCCCACATCCAAACCAACGAATCACCACACCGTTTGAGTGCTGGGCTGCAGGCCGCGCTGCGCAGCAGGGATGCAGTCAACCGTGCTTGCGGGATCCTGATGGAACGGCATGGCATGAGTTACGAGCAGGCACTGCAGCAGCTCATGCGTCAGGCCCGCGACGCAGGACAAACCCTGCCGCAGACCAGCTCTGACACAATCGCCGGAACGCCGGCCAACCGGAACTAA
- a CDS encoding GAF and ANTAR domain-containing protein, with the protein MPLPKGSTRIEATMAQEPNSLPQMDVAEQLQDLVLQCADVEELLNELAAFSASSLSTRDEVFCSVTLMRKKKAATVAASDHRALPLDELQYGFGDGPCLTAIRELTTMHVPDLREEHRWPGYIAAAWKHGVGSILAVPLPLEGEANAALNVYSAQTHAFSGEEIQKAEAYAEQASKSLRLAVRIARLTDDRNNLKAAMESRTTIDLAAGAIMAQNRCSQDAAFQILRIASSSRNMKLRDVANSIVTSVSRDPNVLTHFDA; encoded by the coding sequence GTGCCGCTCCCGAAGGGATCAACCAGGATCGAGGCCACCATGGCCCAGGAACCCAACAGCTTGCCCCAAATGGACGTCGCGGAGCAGCTCCAGGACTTAGTCCTTCAGTGCGCCGACGTCGAGGAGCTCCTCAACGAACTCGCGGCCTTCTCGGCCTCCAGCCTTTCCACTCGTGATGAGGTGTTCTGCAGCGTCACGTTGATGCGGAAAAAGAAGGCAGCCACCGTAGCCGCCAGCGATCACCGCGCCCTTCCCCTGGATGAACTGCAGTACGGCTTTGGCGACGGACCCTGCCTCACTGCAATCCGGGAGCTGACCACGATGCACGTCCCGGATCTGAGGGAGGAACACCGCTGGCCCGGCTACATCGCCGCAGCCTGGAAGCACGGAGTCGGTTCAATCCTGGCTGTTCCGCTCCCCCTCGAGGGCGAAGCGAACGCCGCTCTGAACGTCTATTCGGCTCAGACGCACGCCTTCAGCGGCGAGGAGATTCAAAAAGCCGAAGCCTACGCCGAACAGGCTTCCAAGTCCTTGCGCCTGGCCGTCCGAATCGCCCGGCTCACCGACGACCGGAATAACCTGAAAGCGGCAATGGAATCCCGCACCACCATCGATCTTGCCGCCGGCGCGATCATGGCCCAGAACCGCTGCAGCCAGGATGCGGCATTCCAGATCCTGAGAATCGCATCGAGTTCGCGCAACATGAAACTCCGGGACGTCGCAAACTCAATCGTCACCTCAGTGTCCCGGGATCCCAACGTCCTCACCCACTTCGACGCCTAG
- a CDS encoding rhamnogalacturonan acetylesterase, translated as MKILLAGDSTVANCPTHEYPMSGWGAQLPRHVYTWAAVHNFAKGGASTESFRAEGLWRQLLESVEEGDLVLIQFGHNDQKKIHLAARTGYAANLRTMVAEVRALGARPVLCTSVERRHFLHDAGAGAELDETLEDYPEVVREIALELQLPVVDLNSWTRDLYTDLGVEGSKQLFCHFGPGEHAFWPAGLTDNTHFSERGAALVAEHVANQIALLGLAPESGEPESVGTFRSQLPALGVEVGEDVGIPGH; from the coding sequence ATGAAAATCCTGCTGGCTGGAGATTCCACGGTGGCGAACTGTCCCACCCACGAGTACCCCATGAGTGGCTGGGGAGCTCAGCTACCCCGGCACGTATACACCTGGGCTGCCGTGCACAATTTCGCCAAGGGCGGTGCCAGCACGGAGTCTTTCCGCGCGGAGGGGCTGTGGCGCCAGCTCCTGGAGTCGGTCGAAGAAGGGGATCTGGTCCTGATCCAGTTCGGCCACAACGACCAGAAGAAGATCCATCTTGCGGCCCGGACTGGATATGCCGCAAACCTGCGCACCATGGTGGCGGAGGTCCGCGCGCTGGGGGCCAGGCCGGTGTTGTGCACGTCGGTGGAGCGCCGGCACTTCCTTCATGACGCCGGCGCTGGCGCAGAGCTGGACGAGACCCTGGAGGACTATCCGGAAGTGGTCCGCGAGATTGCCCTCGAACTGCAGCTGCCCGTCGTCGACCTCAATTCCTGGACCCGTGACCTGTATACAGACCTCGGCGTTGAGGGATCAAAACAGCTGTTCTGCCATTTCGGACCTGGTGAGCACGCCTTTTGGCCGGCAGGGCTGACCGACAACACCCACTTTTCCGAGCGAGGGGCAGCCCTGGTGGCTGAGCACGTCGCCAACCAGATCGCCTTGCTGGGCCTCGCCCCTGAGAGCGGGGAACCTGAGAGCGTGGGAACCTTCCGCTCGCAACTTCCCGCGCTAGGCGTCGAAGTGGGTGAGGACGTTGGGATCCCGGGACACTGA
- a CDS encoding Gfo/Idh/MocA family protein, whose product MGTPSGADAEPTFAEPHSARTQPTTREGRPATRVALVGVHGFGTHHLRNLERLQAKGLVDLVAVADPQPPSPGSVPATAAVFPGLTELLAETPDLDVIIVATPIQTHAPLGLAALATAADLYLEKPPVASLADFNKLRNAAAASGRSVQIGFQSLGSQALKAIEELLAAGTIGSLQGVSATGRWVRDRAYYQRSRWAGKRRLDGVDVVDGVATNPLAHGVATALRIAGARTVDDVASVVTDLYHANQIESDDTSVIRIRTASGISVTCALTLCASESVEPYITLQGSAGTAIFHYTEDRLTVSTKESWTEQVFSRDDLTENLIAHRNHGTALISPLLDSGAFMLVLEAIRTAPPPAPIDPGFVRWEGDGEAAHAVVVGIEDALERAVQEQATFSELGLPWALPGKATAGAAPHPARPQLASGPR is encoded by the coding sequence ATGGGAACGCCATCCGGCGCCGACGCCGAGCCAACTTTCGCGGAGCCACACTCGGCCCGCACCCAGCCCACCACGCGGGAGGGCAGGCCGGCAACCCGCGTTGCGCTGGTAGGCGTCCATGGCTTTGGTACCCATCATCTGCGCAATCTTGAACGCCTACAGGCGAAAGGCCTCGTGGACCTCGTGGCTGTGGCCGATCCGCAGCCGCCCTCACCAGGTTCCGTGCCCGCAACAGCTGCTGTTTTTCCCGGGCTCACTGAACTCCTGGCGGAAACCCCGGACTTGGATGTCATTATCGTGGCCACCCCTATCCAAACCCACGCACCGCTGGGCCTTGCCGCGCTGGCAACGGCTGCAGATCTCTACCTGGAGAAGCCGCCCGTTGCCTCCCTGGCAGACTTCAACAAGCTGCGGAACGCTGCCGCGGCCTCAGGCCGGAGCGTACAGATTGGCTTCCAGAGCCTCGGTTCGCAGGCACTAAAGGCCATCGAGGAATTGTTGGCGGCCGGGACCATTGGCTCCCTCCAGGGCGTCTCGGCAACAGGCCGGTGGGTGCGGGACCGCGCCTACTACCAGCGCTCCCGCTGGGCAGGAAAGCGGCGCTTGGACGGTGTTGACGTGGTGGACGGTGTGGCCACCAACCCGCTGGCCCATGGGGTAGCCACCGCCCTGCGGATTGCTGGCGCACGGACGGTGGATGACGTCGCATCGGTGGTAACAGACCTGTACCACGCCAACCAGATCGAATCCGATGACACCTCTGTCATCCGGATCCGCACGGCGTCCGGGATCTCAGTCACCTGCGCGCTGACGCTGTGCGCCAGCGAATCCGTGGAACCGTACATCACCCTGCAGGGATCGGCGGGGACGGCCATCTTCCATTACACGGAGGATCGGCTCACAGTCAGCACCAAAGAAAGCTGGACCGAGCAGGTGTTCAGCCGTGACGATCTGACCGAGAATCTGATCGCCCACCGCAACCATGGCACTGCACTCATCAGCCCGCTCCTGGACAGCGGTGCCTTCATGCTGGTCCTTGAGGCCATCCGCACCGCACCACCTCCGGCCCCGATAGATCCCGGTTTCGTGCGCTGGGAAGGCGACGGCGAGGCCGCCCACGCGGTGGTGGTCGGGATCGAAGACGCGCTGGAACGTGCCGTGCAGGAGCAGGCAACGTTCAGCGAACTCGGGCTCCCCTGGGCACTCCCCGGAAAGGCCACGGCCGGCGCAGCACCCCATCCTGCCCGGCCCCAGTTAGCGTCCGGCCCCAGATAA